In the Campylobacter showae genome, one interval contains:
- a CDS encoding DJ-1 family glyoxalase III: MKKVAVIFADGFEEIEGVSIVDVLRRGGVEAHVVGLDKLPITGAHGVKFVCDMTLYDLEVEEYDMLVLPGGYTGVTNISGNLKMRETIKKFAKKGKFVAAICAAPIALGVAEVMSGEYTCYPSCEASVEGGTYVSDKNVVQSGNIITSKGPATAMEFALELVKILNGEQVYNEVKNGLLFVK; the protein is encoded by the coding sequence ATGAAAAAAGTTGCCGTGATTTTTGCCGACGGGTTTGAGGAGATAGAGGGCGTTAGTATCGTGGACGTGCTTAGACGAGGCGGCGTGGAGGCCCATGTAGTCGGGCTTGACAAGCTACCTATCACGGGTGCTCACGGAGTTAAATTTGTCTGCGATATGACGCTTTATGACCTCGAAGTCGAGGAGTACGATATGTTGGTTTTGCCGGGCGGTTATACGGGCGTCACAAATATCTCCGGTAATCTAAAAATGAGAGAGACGATCAAAAAGTTTGCTAAAAAAGGCAAATTCGTCGCTGCCATTTGCGCCGCGCCGATAGCTCTTGGGGTGGCCGAGGTGATGAGCGGCGAGTACACCTGCTATCCTAGCTGCGAGGCTAGCGTCGAGGGCGGAACGTACGTAAGCGATAAAAACGTCGTGCAAAGCGGAAATATCATCACCTCAAAAGGCCCCGCCACCGCGATGGAGTTTGCTTTGGAGCTGGTTAAAATTTTAAATGGCGAGCAAGTTTATAACGAAGTGAAAAACGGACTTTTATTTGTCAAATAA
- a CDS encoding glutamate--tRNA ligase family protein → MNQKITSRIAPTPSGFLHAGNVYNFLLTYLFTRAFDGILYLRIDDYDLPRYRRQYVENIFRVLDMLGIDFDGGPGGVGEFESKFSSKFRLGAYKNALKTLEQKGVCYACECSHSIKSSFKNGIYARVCAEKNLKFKKDETAMRLRIPDDLQINVRQNLINFDALGCGFGAEASMAGGLWSNEQKAQDGAANGLKNLTNLRGFGGGKPGDKKFNLNAVENLEERILNSANSDGLNLIDESAFETEKFAQTQSVNLAQILGDFVVWKKDDTPAYNLASLVDDEMLGVNLLVRGEDLLACSAAQKYAAQILGYGFENANFIHHGLLVQGGKKLSKSSRAPAVSVTDGAKIHYKFAALKLGLDASKCDTLSNLLEMFKEKFSR, encoded by the coding sequence ATGAACCAAAAAATCACCTCTCGTATCGCTCCGACGCCAAGCGGCTTTTTACACGCGGGCAACGTTTACAACTTCTTGCTGACCTATCTTTTTACTCGCGCTTTTGATGGGATTTTGTACTTAAGGATCGACGACTATGACTTGCCGCGCTACCGCAGGCAATACGTGGAAAACATCTTTCGCGTGCTTGATATGTTGGGCATTGATTTTGATGGAGGACCTGGCGGAGTGGGGGAATTTGAGAGTAAATTTAGCTCCAAATTTCGCCTCGGCGCCTACAAAAATGCGTTAAAAACGCTTGAGCAAAAAGGCGTTTGCTACGCTTGCGAGTGCTCGCATTCGATAAAAAGCTCGTTTAAAAACGGCATTTACGCGCGGGTTTGCGCGGAGAAAAATCTTAAATTTAAAAAAGACGAAACGGCTATGCGGCTTCGCATCCCTGACGATTTACAAATTAATGTCCGGCAAAATTTGATAAATTTTGACGCTTTGGGGTGCGGCTTTGGCGCGGAGGCGAGCATGGCGGGCGGGCTTTGGAGTAATGAGCAAAAAGCGCAAGACGGCGCGGCAAACGGTTTAAAAAATTTGACAAACTTGCGCGGCTTTGGCGGAGGCAAACCGGGCGATAAGAAATTTAACCTAAACGCGGTAGAAAATTTAGAAGAACGCATTTTAAATTCGGCAAATTCGGACGGCTTAAATTTGATAGACGAATCGGCGTTTGAAACGGAAAAATTCGCGCAAACTCAAAGCGTAAATTTGGCGCAAATTTTGGGCGATTTCGTCGTTTGGAAAAAGGACGACACGCCAGCGTATAATCTCGCTAGCCTCGTGGACGACGAGATGCTGGGCGTAAATTTGCTCGTGCGAGGCGAGGATCTGCTCGCGTGCTCGGCGGCGCAAAAATACGCGGCGCAAATTTTGGGCTACGGTTTTGAAAACGCAAATTTCATCCATCACGGCTTGCTAGTGCAGGGCGGCAAAAAGCTATCCAAAAGCTCGCGCGCACCTGCGGTGAGCGTAACGGACGGTGCCAAAATCCACTATAAATTTGCCGCCCTTAAGCTCGGCCTTGACGCGTCAAAATGTGACACTTTGTCAAATTTACTTGAGATGTTTAAAGAGAAATTTAGCCGATAA
- a CDS encoding RNA recognition motif domain-containing protein gives MNIYVGNLSYRMTEAELKDTFAPFGEVKRAKIVKDRDTNRSKGFGFVEIENDADALKAIEALNNKEVGGRALRVNESKPKE, from the coding sequence GTGAATATTTACGTCGGTAACTTGTCATATCGCATGACTGAGGCAGAGCTTAAGGATACATTTGCGCCGTTTGGCGAAGTAAAACGCGCGAAAATCGTCAAAGATCGCGACACGAATCGCTCAAAGGGATTTGGATTCGTCGAGATAGAAAACGACGCAGACGCGCTAAAAGCGATCGAAGCGCTAAACAACAAGGAAGTAGGCGGCAGAGCTCTAAGAGTAAACGAATCTAAACCTAAAGAATAA